A window of the Glycocaulis abyssi genome harbors these coding sequences:
- the traN gene encoding conjugal transfer protein TraN — MSPLFIRFVVGVSACVMAFSHGVAMADGPQFNFPSQRNQDAAQAARSVQPPDVDFGAFRPSDLGGAAEPPAHLLDYGNNPAQMGNDVMGRHLEPITKPEYEAILGNRYEGGGQFDDMVAGMLDQAENFDEWITDPGGRFEECTTETVVRDYETRTTYHCSIDNGEGIDQPACERVVHYSVDRDYVYRCDENRPRTVSSWSTQCSGFDSNADCTLEEEECTQEVDALPDSYTCYDWHDEEVSQELCYQSRDLEVEEEYVYRCVRTLDEDGNVVSQNSSCGAANTGGCVPQGGSSCTEITEIYDSYYCYFGVGHNGVHTGYGQLGNICMGPNDELICGGGNCIQNGQPIEIITGCELSEYCLADLQGNIDNPNTPFHLCARWARDFRCSTGNYCSRERQDYRCDSPVSGATPVDIIEHVSLGNWQWEAGCSSRGNPDCGIVQTTCVQNTPHGCVRRERRYECVTRVPDTDCDPPPYCSSPTQRCIAFNANGQCDRVEHVYDCWGDPEGCVGRERTYVCDNPAGPPPDGFIDHIGEPEWREIGCPQLDPEWECEEQDTVCLDGPGTKLIDDVEVYSECWHERTDYICPGVGETVTDCNPDPNCVLQSEECMDDDCRSRTMVYECVEPGEYVQEVDQCRTVSCTNGVCIEVERDNAAAQAPWALAQLAALFEAHNFDEMTLMAGEALQCHKTGIWKNCCSGGGIAINWLNGSCNEEEQRLAQAREADLCVDVGWYCHRRGWFGCRQQRRTSCCFGSVLARIINEEGRAQLGLDFGEPADADCDGLTPEQFAQLDLSLMDFTPMMAEMMQGFAPEGESSVSARIQQRVSDFYSSGVNTDIPPGDGDD, encoded by the coding sequence ATGAGCCCGTTATTCATACGTTTTGTAGTTGGCGTAAGCGCTTGTGTTATGGCGTTTTCTCACGGCGTGGCCATGGCCGATGGCCCGCAGTTCAATTTCCCTTCTCAGAGAAATCAGGACGCGGCGCAGGCAGCGAGGTCCGTTCAGCCACCGGATGTAGATTTCGGTGCGTTCAGACCGTCTGACCTTGGCGGGGCAGCTGAGCCGCCCGCGCATCTTCTGGATTATGGGAACAATCCTGCTCAGATGGGTAATGACGTGATGGGCCGGCATCTGGAGCCGATCACGAAGCCTGAGTATGAAGCCATTTTGGGGAACCGGTACGAAGGCGGTGGCCAGTTCGACGACATGGTTGCCGGCATGCTGGACCAGGCCGAAAATTTCGATGAATGGATCACTGATCCTGGTGGCAGATTCGAGGAATGCACCACCGAGACCGTGGTGCGCGATTACGAGACCCGGACCACCTATCACTGCTCAATCGATAATGGCGAAGGCATCGACCAGCCGGCTTGCGAGCGTGTCGTCCATTATTCGGTTGATAGAGACTATGTGTATCGCTGCGATGAAAACCGGCCCCGCACGGTGTCGAGCTGGTCAACGCAGTGCTCTGGCTTCGATAGCAACGCAGATTGCACGCTCGAAGAGGAAGAATGCACGCAGGAAGTGGACGCCCTTCCGGATAGCTACACCTGCTATGACTGGCACGATGAGGAAGTCAGCCAGGAGCTTTGCTACCAATCGCGCGATCTCGAAGTGGAAGAGGAGTATGTCTATCGCTGTGTGCGCACGCTCGACGAAGATGGCAATGTCGTAAGCCAGAACAGCTCGTGCGGAGCGGCAAACACAGGGGGGTGCGTTCCGCAAGGTGGGTCAAGTTGCACTGAAATAACAGAAATATATGACTCCTATTATTGTTACTTCGGAGTAGGACATAACGGAGTACATACCGGATACGGTCAACTTGGTAACATTTGCATGGGGCCAAATGACGAGTTGATATGTGGAGGCGGTAATTGTATCCAAAACGGGCAGCCAATAGAAATCATTACTGGTTGTGAGTTATCGGAATACTGCCTAGCAGACTTACAAGGTAACATCGACAATCCCAACACACCATTCCATCTATGCGCCAGATGGGCACGTGACTTCCGTTGCAGCACCGGAAATTACTGCAGTCGGGAACGGCAAGATTACCGCTGTGACTCGCCGGTTTCTGGGGCCACACCGGTCGACATTATCGAGCATGTAAGTCTTGGAAACTGGCAGTGGGAAGCGGGGTGTTCCTCACGCGGCAATCCTGACTGCGGGATCGTCCAAACGACCTGCGTGCAGAACACGCCACATGGGTGTGTACGCCGGGAGCGGCGATATGAATGCGTCACGCGGGTGCCTGATACGGATTGTGACCCACCCCCGTACTGCTCAAGTCCGACGCAGCGGTGCATTGCGTTTAATGCGAATGGCCAGTGTGACAGGGTTGAGCACGTCTATGATTGCTGGGGTGATCCTGAGGGCTGTGTGGGCCGGGAACGGACCTATGTCTGCGACAACCCTGCCGGCCCTCCGCCTGACGGCTTTATCGACCATATTGGCGAGCCGGAATGGCGTGAGATTGGCTGTCCTCAGCTAGATCCGGAGTGGGAGTGCGAAGAGCAGGATACCGTCTGTCTGGATGGGCCTGGCACGAAGCTTATCGATGATGTCGAGGTCTATTCGGAGTGCTGGCATGAGCGCACCGATTACATCTGCCCTGGCGTGGGAGAAACGGTCACCGATTGTAACCCTGATCCGAACTGTGTGCTTCAGTCTGAAGAGTGCATGGACGACGATTGCCGGTCGCGCACCATGGTCTACGAGTGCGTGGAGCCGGGCGAATATGTCCAGGAAGTGGATCAGTGCCGCACGGTAAGCTGCACGAACGGCGTATGCATTGAAGTTGAACGCGATAACGCGGCAGCGCAGGCTCCGTGGGCCCTGGCGCAGCTGGCCGCGCTCTTTGAAGCGCACAATTTCGATGAAATGACATTGATGGCGGGCGAAGCCCTGCAATGTCACAAGACCGGGATCTGGAAGAATTGCTGCAGCGGTGGCGGGATCGCTATCAACTGGCTCAACGGATCCTGTAACGAGGAAGAGCAGCGTCTGGCTCAGGCGCGCGAGGCCGATCTGTGTGTCGATGTTGGCTGGTACTGCCATAGGCGCGGCTGGTTTGGATGCCGGCAGCAGCGCCGGACATCGTGCTGCTTTGGATCGGTGCTGGCCCGGATCATCAATGAAGAGGGCCGCGCCCAGCTGGGGCTCGATTTCGGGGAACCTGCAGACGCTGATTGTGACGGGCTGACGCCGGAGCAATTCGCGCAGCTTGATCTCTCTTTGATGGATTTCACGCCGATGATGGCGGAAATGATGCAGGGCTTTGCGCCTGAAGGCGAAAGCTCTGTCAGCGCGCGCATCCAGCAGCGGGTGAGCGATTTCTACTCGTCGGGCGTCAATACCGACATTCCTCCAGGAGACGGTGATGATTGA